GACTGGGTGCGTCAAGcggaagggggtggtgcATACGCATGTGCCTGGGCCCCACAACCTCATCGTGTATAATCCTGAAGAGGGTAGAGGGGTGCAGAGATAGGATTGTGCAAGGAAGGGCGAGAGTAAAAACAGAAATGGgcctgcacgcacgcaggggATCCGGCCGAGCGTCACTCCGCTTTACTTACGAGAGCGGCTCTTGAGGCGCTCCAGGTAGCGCTCCACGTTGTGTTGTACCTCAGGGTTGAGCACCATTTTCATAAATGCGTCCGTATCGCGCTTCCGGTCTTTATCGGAGGCAAGCATCTGCAGGTACTCACGGCGAACCAGTTCACGCGACATCAAACGGGGCTTCTGTGGCACGCTGAGGAAGCGTTCCGCCTGCTTGTAGGCGGCTTCGATCGTCCGCTCCTCATCAGAGGCCACCTCGTCAATCAGCCCGAGCTTGTGGGCATCATCAGCCAAGGGTGTCTCAcccagctgcagcatctgCTCCGCCTGGCGTGAGCCCAGAAGGTGGCAGTACGCTGGCACCGTCCATGGCGGGGCGACAAGTCCTAGCTTCGTCTCGTTAAGGCCAATGTGGTACAGACGGTTGATTTTCGTGGTGTCCTTCGGCCCGCGAGCCATGACGCGGTAGTCGCAGCCCATCGCAATGATGCATCccgccgccggtgcgctGCCCGTAATGGCCGCGATGATCGGCTTGGGAAAAGAGTTGAAGATCAGCCACATCTCCTGGAAGCTCTGCCAGAAGCCAGGGATGCGCTCAGGGTTCGGGTTGTGTACCTCGGCGAGGTCGAGTCCGGCCGAGTAGACTGTCGGAATCGCAGAAGAGATGACTACAGCCTTCGTCTCCTCGTTGCTGCCAAGCCACAGCATCCACTGGTTGAGTTCCTGGAAGAACTCCAGGCTCAGCGAGTTCACCGGGGGACGGGCCAGCTGCACGTTCGTGATGCCCTTGTCACTCGTGTTGATCCTCACAAACTTGGGCACCTCCGTCGGCTTCCTTGGCGGCTCGACCTCTGGTTCCGGGTGGTGGCTGTGCTCGTGCCCGGTATGAGCGGCTTTCGGGGCTTGCTGACAgccctgctgcagcccaCCAGGCGGTGCCTGCGactggaggcggtgctgcggaagctgcagcagggccgACGTcacgccggcagcgccggcacagcgggtgagcgaggaggagatggcgcgGCGCATCGCTGGGGAGGCCGTGCGACgtcacagagaaaagagtcgGTTCAGCGGGCACGCGTGATATGGCGGGTCTTTTGTAGCGACCTGGCGggtggcggggtggggggcgagTGccggggaggaaggaggtgcgACAAGAGATTCAGGAGCaggtgggggagagcgaggacgGATCAGccgcgtgcgcgcatgtTGTGGTAGGGCACGCACGCAGTTCAGTGCCCTGAGCGTCGCTCGATGGGGCACACAGCACAAGCACAAGACAGGCAGCGATACGACATCTGTCGTTCCCGCGCCACGCCGCATTGAGACGCATCGCTCTCTTCGGCCAGTCATGCACCGTGGCAGGCTTAGTCGGTGCACTGCGCGTTGGCACCGCAACAGCGGAGTGCTGCCACGCGAGATGAGAACATGGCCGTATAGGTTCAGGAGATTATTATCATCCAGGGAGGCCTACCAGGCATGCCACATGGGTGTACCCTCAGCCTAATGGAGCCTATGACAGGCCGGATGATGTGGTGGCGAGTAGCGCTAGTCACGAGCTATATTAGGGGTGTCTCATTCATCGTTGTACGGCCCCGGCTTCAGGCTTTGCGCACCCTCATGTCAGAGGTGACCTCACAATGGCCGTCATCATGCTGGTAGGCGCCTGGTGCATGCCTCAGTGTGGTTCAGGTTCACCACACCGGTGAGTAATGAGAGGTCGCATGAGAAGGGTTTGAAGTGACGCTGAGACTCTGACCATTGGCATAGTTGGTGCAAACCTGTCCACTGGCGTAGATCTTCGCGATGCAACACCGTCTAGGGCCTGACCTCCGACATTAGCAGCGATGAGTCACTCTGAGTTCCCCACATCGTAGGTGCCTAGCACTGTCACAACCAGAAGTGGGTCGTCATGGGCACGGGTTGAGAGGCTGCGTGGATTTCTCCCACACAGCGTAGGAGTACCAGGCTCTGGGATACCATGCACTGAAGTGTGCTTTCTCCCCGGTCCAccgagagaagaagcagagagagctgagcccctccccccaggAGGAAAGATCGAGAGGGCCCAGCGCACCGGCAGAGAGGTCAGTCGTAAAGGGGGAGAATACCTGCAGACGTCGAcggagcagagagagacagctgAGAGAAGTCATGTGGTAGCGcagcgaaaagaggagcTAAAGGGGGTGACGGGAGTGAGCGAGGATCACTTCAGTCTAACAAGGGGCCCGTGCGATCCCTCTGCGGGGGTGAGAAAAAGCGGTGGGGAGGGCACTTTGAAGGGACGCCTCTTCTTTGGCGGTGACGGagcccccccttcctcccgaAGAGCCGCGCACTTTATGTACTGGTGGGAATGGTGGAGGTGAGAAGGCCTTATCTATGTTGAGTGGCACATAGGCGTCGCTTGGGCACGAGTGCGACCCACGGCCGTGGAGAATGCCACAGCGGTgacggcagaggagggagcgGTGCTTGCGCTTCACCTCCTTGATGTGGTCCCTCatctccagctgcagcttctgcgtGCCTCGTCTGCAGCCCTTCTCGTATGGTTCAATCGTGCTCTGTCGAGCAGTCTTGTGTAGCGCATTCGGCATAACACCAGTGTGTGACAACCGGCACACACTCAGGTACTTGTCGGAGATGATGGATCGACATCGTTTGGGAAGGATCTGAGGACGGCGGCCCGTTGTTCTCACCCGATAACTCGCAAAGGTCAGGTCAGGAGTGGGAACGTAGGCGGAAATGTTCACAGGGTTGTGCGACTGACTCGCGCTTCTCGTACCACCACAACCCCTTTGCAATACCTTCGACTGCGCTACCCGGTGATGGTCGTTTTTCCCTTCCGCTGCACCCTCGAAGCGCTTCCTCAAGTGTGTCGTGAGCGCTGGCGTGTTCCCAGGGGATCACCACTTCGAAGGAAGCCGCTGCCTTGTCTACCGGCATCGTTTCCTCATTTACGACAGTGGTGACGACCACACGTCCATCACACTTTTCGCCGGGCACGTAAGAAAATGCTTCTGACTACTGTGCGGCGCTATCAGTGGCATGCAAGCCACTTCACAGTGGGTTTGGTCCACTCTCTGCGAAGCTGTGCGCTGATCTTTCGTCGCCGTGGCTGTCTGGGTGACGGTGATGACCGCTCTTGTCGATGTGCCTGAAGTGTGAGCTTGCTTCGGTAGTGAGGAGGGCGCTACGAAAGGCGAAGCTCATCTCGTCAACCTTGAGT
The DNA window shown above is from Leishmania panamensis strain MHOM/PA/94/PSC-1 chromosome 31 sequence and carries:
- a CDS encoding 3,2-trans-enoyl-CoA isomerase, mitochondrial precursor, putative (TriTrypDB/GeneDB-style sysID: LpmP.31.2160), with amino-acid sequence MRRAISSSLTRCAGAAGVTSALLQLPQHRLQSQAPPGGLQQGCQQAPKAAHTGHEHSHHPEPEVEPPRKPTEVPKFVRINTSDKGITNVQLARPPVNSLSLEFFQELNQWMLWLGSNEETKAVVISSAIPTVYSAGLDLAEVHNPNPERIPGFWQSFQEMWLIFNSFPKPIIAAITGSAPAAGCIIAMGCDYRVMARGPKDTTKINRLYHIGLNETKLGLVAPPWTVPAYCHLLGSRQAEQMLQLGETPLADDAHKLGLIDEVASDEERTIEAAYKQAERFLSVPQKPRLMSRELVRREYLQMLASDKDRKRDTDAFMKMVLNPEVQHNVERYLERLKSRSRK